The following proteins are encoded in a genomic region of Protaetiibacter sp. SSC-01:
- a CDS encoding ATP-dependent RecD-like DNA helicase, translating into MPRTDLAPEQRAVFEAIETTRDHVFVTGRAGTGKSTLLEYLAWNTSKQLVICAPTGVAALNVGGQTIHSLFRLPIGVIADHEIEQSAELKKLLNTIETLVVDEVSMVNADLLDAMDRSLRQARQKPHEPFGGVQLVLFGDPFQLAPVPGDADERAYFADRYRSLWFFDARVWEEADLTIYELGTIHRQHELEFKQLLNAVRYGMVTAEMAGRLNSVGARTAPDDGTITLATTNHTVTRINQSALARLPGRALTAVADVNGDFGGRAFPADERLELKVGAQVMFLRNDAGGEGRWVNGTIGEVVKIADDVTVDIDGERHTVAPVTWERYRYSYSPVTKQLTKDVVAEFTQFPLRLAWAVTIHKSQGKSYDRAIVDLGQRSFAPGQTYVALSRLTALDGLYLSRPLRPSDIIVDDNVRRFMQGAKPIPGIQA; encoded by the coding sequence ATGCCCCGCACCGATCTCGCCCCCGAACAGCGAGCCGTGTTCGAGGCGATCGAGACGACGCGCGACCACGTCTTCGTCACGGGGCGCGCGGGCACCGGCAAGTCGACGCTGCTCGAGTACCTCGCGTGGAACACCTCGAAGCAGCTCGTGATCTGCGCACCCACGGGGGTCGCGGCGCTCAACGTGGGCGGCCAGACCATCCACTCGCTCTTCCGTCTGCCGATCGGGGTCATCGCCGACCACGAAATCGAGCAGTCGGCCGAGCTCAAGAAGCTGCTCAACACGATCGAGACGCTCGTGGTCGACGAGGTGTCGATGGTCAACGCCGACCTGCTCGACGCGATGGACCGCAGCCTGCGCCAGGCGCGTCAGAAGCCCCACGAGCCCTTCGGCGGCGTGCAGCTCGTGCTCTTCGGCGACCCGTTCCAGCTCGCCCCCGTGCCGGGCGACGCGGATGAGCGCGCCTACTTCGCCGACCGCTACCGCTCGCTGTGGTTCTTCGACGCGCGCGTGTGGGAGGAGGCCGACCTCACGATCTACGAGCTCGGCACCATCCATCGCCAGCACGAGCTCGAGTTCAAGCAGCTGCTCAACGCCGTGCGCTACGGCATGGTGACGGCCGAGATGGCGGGCAGGCTCAACTCGGTCGGTGCGCGCACGGCGCCCGACGACGGCACGATCACCCTCGCGACCACCAACCACACGGTCACGCGCATCAACCAGTCGGCGCTCGCCCGGCTCCCCGGCCGCGCCCTCACGGCCGTCGCCGACGTCAACGGCGACTTCGGGGGCCGTGCCTTCCCGGCCGACGAGCGCCTCGAGCTCAAGGTCGGCGCGCAGGTCATGTTCCTGCGCAACGACGCGGGCGGCGAGGGGCGCTGGGTGAACGGCACGATCGGCGAGGTCGTGAAGATCGCCGACGACGTCACCGTCGACATCGACGGCGAGCGGCACACCGTCGCGCCCGTCACGTGGGAGCGCTACAGGTACAGCTACTCACCGGTCACGAAGCAGCTGACGAAGGATGTCGTGGCCGAGTTCACGCAGTTCCCGCTGCGGCTCGCGTGGGCGGTCACGATCCACAAGTCGCAGGGCAAGAGCTACGACCGCGCGATCGTCGACCTGGGGCAGCGCTCGTTCGCGCCGGGGCAGACGTACGTCGCCCTCAGCCGGCTGACGGCGCTCGACGGCCTCTACTTGTCGCGCCCGCTGCGCCCGTCCGACATCATCGTCGACGACAACGTGCGACGGTTCATGCAGGGCGCGAAGCCGATCCCGGGCATCCAGGCGTAG
- a CDS encoding metal ABC transporter ATP-binding protein, whose protein sequence is MSEAVLSVRGAQLTLGARTLWTGVDLDVAPGEFIAVLGSNGSGKTSLLKTVLGQHPLSAGEMRLAGEPVRRGDRRIGYIPQQRGQDPAMRIRGRDLVRLGVDGERWGPGWPSRARRERVDELLGAVGASHYAKVPVSLLSGGEQQRLRVGQALAGDPLLMLCDEPLGSLDLRAQRVVSELIDRHRRERGFGVLFVTHDVNPVLGMVDRVLYLANGRFRIGAPNEVLTSEVLSELYQAEVDVIRTHGRVVIVGAPDHAHHEHEHEHPQPHPGEVA, encoded by the coding sequence GTGAGTGAGGCGGTGCTGAGCGTGCGGGGTGCGCAGCTGACCCTCGGCGCGCGCACCCTCTGGACGGGGGTCGACCTCGACGTCGCCCCGGGTGAGTTCATCGCCGTGCTCGGCTCGAACGGCTCCGGCAAGACGAGCCTGCTCAAGACCGTGCTGGGGCAGCATCCGCTCTCGGCGGGGGAGATGCGTCTCGCGGGCGAGCCGGTGCGCCGCGGCGACCGCCGCATCGGCTACATCCCGCAGCAGCGAGGACAGGATCCGGCCATGCGCATCCGGGGCCGCGACCTCGTGCGCCTCGGCGTCGACGGCGAGCGCTGGGGACCCGGATGGCCGAGTCGCGCCCGGCGGGAACGCGTCGACGAGCTGCTCGGCGCGGTCGGCGCGAGCCACTACGCGAAGGTGCCCGTGAGCCTGCTGTCGGGCGGCGAGCAGCAGCGACTGCGTGTCGGACAGGCGCTCGCGGGCGACCCGCTGCTCATGCTGTGCGACGAGCCGCTCGGCTCCCTCGACCTCCGGGCGCAGCGCGTCGTGAGCGAGCTCATCGACCGGCACCGGCGCGAGCGCGGCTTCGGCGTGCTGTTCGTGACGCACGACGTGAACCCCGTGCTCGGCATGGTCGACCGCGTGCTCTACCTCGCGAACGGCCGCTTCCGCATCGGGGCCCCGAACGAGGTGCTCACTTCCGAGGTGCTCTCCGAGCTCTACCAGGCCGAGGTCGACGTCATCCGCACCCACGGCCGCGTCGTGATCGTCGGCGCGCCCGACCACGCCCACCACGAGCACGAGCACGAGCACCCGCAGCCCCACCCGGGGGAGGTCGCATGA
- the rpsN gene encoding 30S ribosomal protein S14 produces MAKKSKIAKNEQRKVIVERYAAKRLELKKALVDPNSTDEQREAARVGLQKLPRDASPIRVRNRDAIDGRPRGVLSNYGISRVRFRDMAHRGELPGVTKSSW; encoded by the coding sequence ATGGCCAAGAAGAGCAAGATCGCGAAGAACGAGCAGCGGAAGGTCATCGTCGAGCGCTACGCCGCGAAGCGCCTCGAGCTCAAGAAGGCGCTCGTCGACCCGAACTCGACCGACGAGCAGCGTGAGGCCGCCCGCGTCGGCCTGCAGAAGCTGCCGCGCGACGCGTCGCCGATCCGCGTGCGCAACCGCGACGCCATCGACGGCCGCCCCCGCGGTGTCCTGTCGAACTACGGCATCTCGCGTGTGCGCTTCCGCGACATGGCGCACCGTGGCGAGCTGCCCGGCGTGACCAAGTCGAGCTGGTAA
- the rpmB gene encoding 50S ribosomal protein L28: MAAVCQVTGAVPGFGHNISHSHRRTKRRFDPNVQKKKYYVPSLKRTVTLTLSAKGIKVIDARGIESVVAELLARGEKI, translated from the coding sequence ATGGCAGCTGTGTGCCAGGTGACCGGAGCCGTTCCCGGCTTCGGACACAACATCTCGCACTCGCACCGCCGGACGAAGCGCCGCTTCGACCCGAACGTGCAGAAGAAGAAGTACTACGTCCCGTCGCTCAAGCGCACCGTGACCCTCACGCTGTCCGCTAAGGGCATCAAGGTGATCGACGCGCGCGGCATCGAGTCCGTCGTCGCCGAGCTCCTGGCTCGTGGGGAGAAGATCTGA
- a CDS encoding metal ABC transporter permease — MSDWWTQLFDFSDYGALLALLHNSILAGVVLGLAGGLIGVFVMTRDLAFAVHGISELSFAGAAAGLLLGVGVVEGSIIGSLAAALLIGLLGSRARERNSITAVLMPFGLGLGILCLALYPGRASTKFGLLTGQIVAVDDPQLGWLAVVCGIVVVGLLVMWRPLSFASLDAEVAAARGVPVRALSVAFMVLLGLAVAAAIQIVGALLVLSILVTPAAAALRISSSPVWVPVLSTAFALVSLVGGILLALGASVPISPYVTTISFLIWGVCVLAGRRRRDRRTLVAKGVAA; from the coding sequence ATGAGCGACTGGTGGACGCAGCTCTTCGACTTCAGCGACTACGGCGCCCTGCTCGCGCTGCTGCACAACTCGATCCTCGCGGGCGTCGTGCTGGGACTCGCGGGCGGGCTCATCGGCGTCTTCGTCATGACGCGCGACCTCGCCTTCGCCGTGCACGGCATCAGCGAGCTGTCGTTCGCGGGCGCCGCCGCCGGCCTCCTGCTCGGCGTCGGCGTCGTCGAGGGGTCGATCATCGGGTCGCTCGCCGCGGCCCTCCTGATCGGGCTCCTCGGCTCCCGCGCGCGCGAACGCAACTCGATCACGGCCGTGCTCATGCCGTTCGGCCTCGGCCTCGGCATCCTGTGCCTCGCCCTCTACCCGGGCCGCGCGTCGACGAAGTTCGGGCTGCTGACGGGTCAGATCGTCGCGGTCGACGACCCGCAGCTCGGCTGGCTCGCGGTCGTGTGCGGCATCGTCGTGGTCGGCCTGCTCGTCATGTGGCGCCCGCTCTCGTTCGCGAGCCTGGATGCCGAGGTCGCGGCTGCGCGCGGCGTGCCGGTGCGCGCGCTCTCGGTCGCGTTCATGGTGCTGCTCGGCCTCGCCGTCGCCGCGGCGATCCAGATCGTGGGAGCGCTGCTCGTGCTCTCGATCCTCGTGACGCCGGCCGCCGCGGCCCTCCGGATCTCGAGCTCGCCCGTGTGGGTGCCCGTGCTCTCGACGGCGTTCGCGCTCGTGTCGCTCGTGGGCGGCATCCTGCTCGCGCTCGGGGCGAGCGTGCCGATCAGCCCCTACGTCACGACGATCTCGTTCCTCATCTGGGGCGTGTGCGTGCTCGCTGGTCGCCGCCGACGCGACCGCCGTACCCTGGTGGCGAAGGGGGTGGCGGCATGA
- the rpmG gene encoding 50S ribosomal protein L33 produces the protein MAKKAQDVRPIIKLRSTAGTGYTYVTRKNRRNDPDRIVLKKYDPIVRKHVEFREER, from the coding sequence ATGGCCAAGAAGGCACAGGACGTCCGTCCCATCATCAAGCTCCGTTCGACCGCGGGCACCGGGTACACCTACGTGACCCGCAAGAACCGCCGCAACGACCCCGACCGCATCGTGCTCAAGAAGTACGACCCCATCGTGCGCAAGCACGTCGAGTTCCGAGAGGAGCGTTAA
- a CDS encoding thiamine pyrophosphate-dependent enzyme has protein sequence MSYTEATVQLLSPQGSLIESEATAPYLPLIEELDESRLLDFHRQMVVIRRFDIEAGNLQRQGQLALWIPSLGQEAAQVGSAYAARPQDHIFPAYREHVVGRVRGLDVMKIIEMLRGLSHGGWDPAQTGNFHLYTLVIGSQTLHATGYAMGQRFDGVVGTGDPETDEATVVYFGDGATSQGDVNEALIFAASYQTPQLFFLQNNHWAISVPVERQSRTPLYLRAAGFGIPSTQIDGNDVLASYAVSRHELEAARAGEGPRFVEALTYRMGAHTTSDDPTKYREDDDVVFWSERDPITRYERYLRAKGVGDDFFQDVAAEAEDLAADVRRRTNELGGVPASNVFRSVYTDTHPVVAEQAAWFAAYEAGFEEAQS, from the coding sequence ATGTCTTACACCGAGGCGACGGTCCAGCTGCTCTCGCCCCAGGGTTCGCTCATCGAGAGCGAGGCGACAGCCCCCTACCTGCCCCTCATCGAGGAACTCGACGAGAGCCGGCTGCTGGACTTCCACCGGCAGATGGTCGTGATCCGCCGGTTCGACATCGAGGCCGGCAACCTGCAGCGCCAGGGCCAGCTCGCCCTCTGGATCCCGAGCCTCGGGCAGGAGGCGGCTCAGGTCGGCTCCGCCTACGCCGCCCGCCCGCAGGACCACATCTTCCCCGCCTACCGCGAGCACGTCGTGGGCCGTGTCCGCGGACTCGACGTCATGAAGATCATCGAGATGCTGCGGGGCCTCTCGCACGGCGGATGGGACCCGGCCCAGACCGGCAACTTCCACCTCTACACGCTCGTGATCGGCTCGCAGACCCTCCACGCCACCGGCTACGCCATGGGCCAGCGCTTCGACGGCGTCGTCGGCACGGGCGACCCCGAGACCGACGAGGCGACCGTCGTCTACTTCGGCGACGGAGCCACGAGCCAGGGCGACGTCAACGAGGCGCTCATCTTCGCCGCGAGCTACCAGACGCCGCAGCTGTTCTTCCTGCAGAACAACCACTGGGCCATCTCGGTGCCCGTCGAGCGCCAGTCGCGCACGCCCCTCTACCTGCGGGCCGCGGGCTTCGGCATCCCGAGCACCCAGATCGACGGCAACGACGTGCTCGCGAGCTACGCCGTCAGCCGCCACGAACTCGAGGCCGCCCGCGCCGGCGAGGGCCCCCGCTTCGTCGAGGCCCTCACCTACCGGATGGGCGCCCACACGACGAGCGACGACCCCACGAAGTACCGCGAGGACGACGACGTCGTCTTCTGGAGCGAGCGCGACCCCATCACGCGCTACGAGCGCTACCTCCGCGCGAAGGGCGTCGGCGACGACTTCTTCCAGGACGTCGCGGCCGAGGCCGAGGACCTCGCCGCCGACGTGCGACGCCGCACCAACGAGCTCGGCGGCGTGCCCGCGAGCAACGTGTTCCGCAGCGTCTACACCGACACGCACCCGGTGGTCGCCGAGCAGGCCGCCTGGTTCGCCGCCTACGAGGCCGGCTTCGAGGAGGCCCAGTCGTGA
- a CDS encoding HU family DNA-binding protein, which translates to MADTLNKSDLVAAIAAETGESQAAVNKVVDAFFSVVAKQVGGGTKVSIPGWLSFEKTHRAARAGRNPATGETIQIAASNGVKVSAGSKLKAAVK; encoded by the coding sequence ATGGCTGACACCCTCAACAAGAGCGACCTCGTCGCCGCGATCGCGGCCGAGACCGGCGAGAGCCAGGCGGCCGTCAACAAGGTCGTCGACGCGTTCTTCTCCGTCGTCGCCAAGCAGGTCGGCGGCGGCACGAAGGTCAGCATCCCCGGCTGGCTCTCGTTCGAGAAGACCCACCGCGCCGCTCGTGCGGGCCGCAACCCCGCGACCGGCGAGACCATCCAGATCGCGGCGTCCAACGGCGTCAAGGTCTCGGCGGGCAGCAAGCTCAAGGCCGCCGTCAAGTAA
- a CDS encoding alpha-ketoacid dehydrogenase subunit beta, which produces MMPMAKAINEGLRAALKNDPKVLLMGEDIGTLGGVFRVTEGLKSEFGEDRVLDTPLAESGIVGTAIGLAMRGYRPVCEIQFDGFIFPGFDQITSQLAKLTYRHEGTQSFPVVIRVPYGGHIGAVEHHQESPEAYFAHTPGLRVVSPATPNDGYWMIQQAIASNDPVLFFEPKSRYWQKGEVADDGVPAPLHQSRVVRTGTQVTLVGHGAMVAQLLQAAEVAASEGTSVEVIDLRSLSPIDYAPILASVQKTGRLVVAQEAPGNVSVGSEIAATIAERAFYSLEAPVLRVSGFDTPFPPAKLEGVYLPDVDRILEAVDRALAY; this is translated from the coding sequence ATGATGCCGATGGCGAAGGCCATCAACGAGGGTCTGCGCGCCGCGCTCAAGAACGACCCCAAGGTGCTGCTCATGGGCGAGGACATCGGCACCCTCGGCGGCGTGTTCCGCGTGACCGAGGGCCTCAAGTCCGAGTTCGGCGAGGACCGCGTGCTCGACACCCCGCTCGCCGAGTCCGGCATCGTCGGCACCGCGATCGGCCTCGCCATGCGCGGCTACCGCCCCGTGTGCGAGATCCAGTTCGACGGGTTTATCTTCCCCGGCTTCGACCAGATCACCTCGCAGCTCGCGAAGCTCACCTACCGGCACGAGGGCACGCAGTCGTTCCCCGTCGTCATCCGCGTGCCCTACGGCGGCCACATCGGCGCCGTCGAGCACCACCAGGAGAGCCCCGAGGCGTACTTCGCGCACACCCCCGGCCTCCGCGTCGTCAGCCCCGCGACCCCCAACGACGGTTACTGGATGATCCAGCAGGCAATCGCATCCAACGACCCGGTGCTGTTCTTCGAGCCGAAGAGCCGCTACTGGCAGAAGGGCGAGGTCGCCGACGACGGCGTGCCCGCACCCCTCCACCAGAGCCGCGTCGTGCGTACCGGCACCCAGGTGACCCTCGTCGGCCACGGCGCCATGGTCGCCCAGCTGCTGCAGGCTGCCGAGGTCGCCGCATCCGAGGGCACGAGCGTCGAGGTCATCGACCTGCGCTCCCTCTCGCCCATCGACTACGCGCCGATCCTCGCATCCGTGCAGAAGACCGGCCGTCTCGTCGTCGCCCAGGAGGCGCCCGGCAACGTCTCCGTCGGATCCGAGATCGCCGCCACGATCGCCGAGCGTGCGTTCTACTCGCTCGAGGCGCCCGTGCTGCGGGTCTCCGGATTCGACACCCCCTTCCCGCCCGCGAAGCTCGAGGGCGTGTACCTTCCGGATGTCGACCGCATCCTCGAGGCCGTCGACCGCGCCCTCGCCTACTGA
- a CDS encoding dihydrolipoamide acetyltransferase family protein, with protein sequence MAHAEFPLPDVGEGLTEAEIVAWKVKPGDTVTVNQVLVEIETAKSLVELPSPFAGTVTELLAEEGATVEVGAPIIRVDSAGGTIELQAPANDSESLGAVSDPSGMAEKEESGAVLVGYGSKGGHTATRRRRPGAAVPNPDAPAAPARTTARRPGTPVIAKPPIRKLAKDLDVDLGQVTATGPGGEVLREDVIRQAEQASVFRNIETPAWPAEREERIPVKGVRKATAQAMVASAFTAPHVSVFTDVNATRTMEFVKRLKASPDFAGVRVSPLLVMAKAVIWAVRRNPTVNSTWTDEEIIVRHYVNLGIAAATPRGLIVPNVKDAQELSLLELAQSLEQLTLTAREGKTQPAEMSGGTITITNLGSFGMDTGTPILNPGEVGIVALGAIKQKPWVVDGEVRPAYVTTVGASFDHRVVDGDVASRFTADVASVLEEPALLLD encoded by the coding sequence ATGGCCCACGCAGAGTTCCCGCTGCCGGATGTCGGGGAAGGCCTCACCGAGGCCGAGATCGTCGCCTGGAAGGTGAAGCCCGGCGACACCGTCACCGTCAACCAGGTGCTCGTCGAGATCGAGACCGCCAAGTCGCTCGTCGAGCTGCCGTCGCCGTTCGCCGGCACCGTCACCGAGCTGCTCGCCGAGGAGGGCGCGACGGTCGAGGTCGGCGCCCCCATCATCCGCGTCGACTCCGCCGGCGGCACGATCGAGCTGCAGGCGCCCGCCAACGACTCCGAGAGCCTCGGCGCCGTCTCCGACCCGAGCGGCATGGCCGAGAAGGAGGAGTCCGGCGCGGTGCTCGTCGGCTACGGCTCGAAGGGTGGCCACACCGCCACCCGCCGTCGCCGCCCCGGCGCCGCCGTGCCCAACCCGGATGCGCCCGCCGCCCCCGCGCGGACCACCGCCCGCCGCCCCGGCACGCCCGTCATCGCCAAGCCGCCCATCCGCAAGCTCGCCAAGGACCTCGACGTCGACCTCGGCCAGGTCACCGCCACGGGCCCCGGCGGCGAGGTGCTGCGCGAGGACGTCATCCGCCAGGCCGAGCAGGCGAGCGTCTTCCGCAACATCGAGACGCCCGCGTGGCCCGCCGAGCGCGAGGAGCGCATCCCCGTCAAGGGCGTGCGCAAGGCGACCGCGCAGGCGATGGTCGCATCCGCGTTCACCGCCCCGCACGTCTCCGTCTTCACCGACGTCAACGCCACCCGCACGATGGAATTCGTCAAGCGGCTCAAGGCCTCGCCCGACTTCGCCGGCGTGCGCGTCAGCCCCCTGCTCGTGATGGCCAAGGCGGTCATCTGGGCGGTGCGGCGCAACCCCACGGTCAACTCGACGTGGACCGATGAGGAGATCATCGTGCGCCACTACGTCAACCTCGGCATCGCCGCCGCCACCCCGCGCGGCCTCATCGTGCCGAACGTCAAGGACGCGCAGGAGCTCAGCCTCCTCGAGCTCGCCCAGTCGCTCGAGCAGTTGACCCTCACCGCGCGCGAAGGCAAGACGCAGCCGGCCGAGATGTCCGGCGGCACGATCACCATCACCAACCTCGGGTCGTTCGGCATGGACACCGGCACCCCGATCCTCAACCCCGGCGAGGTCGGCATCGTCGCCCTCGGCGCCATCAAGCAGAAGCCGTGGGTCGTCGACGGCGAGGTGCGGCCCGCGTACGTCACGACCGTCGGCGCGTCGTTCGACCATCGCGTCGTCGACGGCGACGTCGCCTCGCGGTTCACGGCGGATGTGGCTTCCGTGCTCGAGGAGCCAGCGCTGCTGCTGGACTGA
- a CDS encoding Fur family transcriptional regulator — protein MKRNTWQREAVREALSRTEGFVSAQALHASLRGTGSEVGLATVYRALADLAQEGEADSLVQEGESLYRACTPGSHHHHLICRSCGTAVEISADPVEAWARQVAFEHGFTQPEHVVDVFGLCPECSAGASGHTRVLSEG, from the coding sequence ATGAAGCGGAACACGTGGCAGCGCGAGGCCGTGCGCGAGGCGCTCTCGCGCACCGAGGGCTTCGTGTCGGCGCAGGCCCTGCACGCCTCGCTGCGCGGCACGGGCTCCGAGGTCGGGCTTGCCACGGTCTACCGTGCCCTCGCCGACCTCGCCCAGGAGGGGGAGGCCGACTCGCTCGTGCAGGAGGGCGAGAGCCTCTACCGCGCGTGCACGCCCGGCTCGCACCACCATCACCTCATCTGCCGCTCGTGCGGCACGGCCGTCGAGATCTCCGCGGATCCCGTGGAGGCCTGGGCGCGCCAGGTCGCGTTCGAGCACGGGTTCACCCAGCCGGAGCACGTCGTCGACGTCTTCGGGCTGTGCCCCGAGTGCTCGGCTGGCGCATCCGGTCACACTCGGGTACTCTCGGAGGGTTGA
- a CDS encoding cytochrome c oxidase assembly protein has product MRRLAWVTGPALLLLAALAAVLGALAVGGGANPLPFVDPGAVVRYGIPIATVLVDLGAAATIGGLVLACFALTPGEKAYDRAVDVAAAGAAVWTVASGAMAFLLFQSLHISAPTLDDDYGRQLGTFLTDLPVGRAWLTVTLVAAAATAVCFAVRNVTALAFTAAGAGLGLLPIAQQGHAGSTADHDLAVSAIWLHMLLVCVWVGGLLAVVVARRELDRERLRVVLTRYSTLALVSFVVVAVSGYISAAVRVGELAQLATPYGLLVLGKVAALLVLGAFGALQRRWVIARMREGASAWWFRMLVLGEIAFMGLATGLAAGLARTAPPVEEVPADQLADPSPAEYLTGRELPPELSGIRYLTEWRLEPLWALIAAFAVFFYLAGVWRLHRRGDRWPWYRTAMWVLGFGALVWVTNGAPGVYEQFLFSAHMLGHMILTMAIPILLVLAAPVTLAARAIERRRDGSRGPREWILWAVQSPYAAVLTNPFVAAALFAVSLWVFYYTGIFRWAVTDHVGHLWMITHFLLTGYLFALVLVGADPIRTRPPHALRLLLLLATMAFHAFFGLAIMSDQGLMLADWYGAMGRTWGLPPLEDQRWGGGIAWSVGEIPTVILAIVVAIQWSRSDAREAKRRDRAADRDGDAELAAYNDMLARRSTRD; this is encoded by the coding sequence GTGCGGCGCCTCGCGTGGGTCACCGGACCCGCTCTCCTCCTGCTCGCCGCTCTCGCGGCGGTGCTCGGCGCGCTCGCCGTGGGCGGCGGCGCGAACCCGCTGCCGTTCGTCGACCCCGGTGCCGTCGTGCGCTACGGCATCCCGATCGCGACCGTGCTCGTCGACCTCGGGGCGGCCGCGACGATCGGTGGGCTCGTGCTCGCGTGCTTCGCCCTCACCCCGGGCGAGAAGGCGTACGACCGCGCGGTGGACGTAGCCGCAGCAGGCGCGGCCGTCTGGACCGTCGCATCCGGAGCCATGGCGTTCCTGCTCTTCCAGAGCCTGCACATCAGCGCCCCCACCCTCGACGACGACTACGGCCGGCAGCTCGGCACCTTCCTCACCGACTTGCCTGTCGGGCGCGCGTGGCTCACGGTGACCCTCGTCGCGGCGGCCGCCACCGCCGTCTGCTTCGCCGTGCGCAACGTCACCGCGCTCGCGTTCACGGCGGCGGGCGCCGGCCTCGGCCTGCTGCCCATCGCCCAGCAGGGCCACGCCGGATCGACCGCCGACCACGACCTCGCCGTGAGCGCCATCTGGCTGCACATGCTGCTCGTGTGCGTGTGGGTCGGCGGCCTGCTCGCCGTCGTCGTCGCGCGCCGTGAGCTCGACCGCGAGCGGCTGCGCGTGGTGCTCACCCGCTACTCGACGCTCGCGCTCGTGAGCTTCGTCGTCGTCGCCGTCTCCGGCTACATCTCCGCCGCCGTGCGCGTCGGCGAGCTCGCGCAGCTCGCAACCCCGTACGGGCTCCTCGTGCTCGGCAAGGTCGCCGCGCTCCTCGTGCTCGGCGCGTTCGGCGCCCTCCAGCGCCGCTGGGTCATCGCCCGGATGCGCGAGGGCGCCTCCGCGTGGTGGTTCCGGATGCTGGTGCTCGGCGAGATCGCGTTCATGGGCCTCGCGACGGGCCTCGCCGCCGGACTCGCCCGCACCGCGCCGCCCGTCGAGGAGGTGCCCGCCGACCAGCTCGCCGATCCGAGCCCGGCCGAGTACCTCACGGGCCGCGAGCTCCCGCCCGAGCTGAGCGGCATCCGCTACCTCACCGAGTGGCGGCTCGAGCCGCTGTGGGCGCTCATCGCCGCCTTCGCCGTGTTCTTCTACCTCGCGGGCGTGTGGCGCCTGCACCGCCGCGGCGACCGCTGGCCCTGGTACCGCACCGCCATGTGGGTGCTCGGGTTCGGCGCGCTCGTGTGGGTCACCAACGGGGCGCCCGGTGTGTACGAGCAGTTCCTGTTCTCGGCGCACATGCTCGGGCACATGATCCTCACGATGGCGATCCCCATCCTGCTCGTGCTCGCCGCACCCGTGACCCTCGCGGCGCGCGCCATCGAACGGCGCCGCGACGGCAGCCGCGGGCCGCGGGAATGGATCCTCTGGGCCGTGCAGTCGCCCTACGCCGCCGTGCTCACCAACCCCTTCGTCGCGGCGGCGCTGTTCGCCGTGTCGCTGTGGGTTTTCTACTACACGGGCATCTTCCGCTGGGCCGTCACCGACCACGTCGGGCACCTGTGGATGATCACCCACTTCCTGCTCACGGGATACCTCTTCGCGCTCGTGCTCGTCGGCGCCGACCCCATCCGCACGCGGCCGCCGCACGCGCTCCGGCTGCTGCTGCTGCTCGCCACCATGGCGTTCCATGCCTTCTTCGGGCTCGCCATCATGAGCGACCAGGGGCTCATGCTCGCCGACTGGTACGGCGCCATGGGCCGCACGTGGGGGCTGCCGCCGCTCGAGGACCAGCGCTGGGGCGGAGGGATCGCGTGGTCGGTGGGCGAGATCCCGACCGTCATCCTCGCGATCGTCGTCGCCATCCAGTGGTCGCGCAGCGACGCCCGCGAGGCGAAGCGCCGCGACCGCGCCGCCGACCGCGACGGCGACGCCGAGCTCGCCGCCTACAACGACATGCTCGCGCGGCGGTCGACGCGCGACTGA